The following proteins are co-located in the Solanum pennellii chromosome 8, SPENNV200 genome:
- the LOC107027703 gene encoding uncharacterized protein LOC107027703: MYVTQKAIKVQALADYLAENPVNEEYEPLKTYFHDEEVSFLGEDISETYPGWRLFFDGAENHKGRAKLQFNCTNNMDKYEACILGLKMAINMNVHKLFVIADLDLLIHQVQGEWAVKNPKITPFGVPKFIITYKGANLNSHLMRDICEQFKITHRISTAYRRQ; the protein is encoded by the exons atgtatgtgacCCAGAAGGCGATAAAAGTACAGGCTTTGGCTGATTATCTTGCAGAAAATCCTGTcaatgaagaatatgaaccgctcaagacttattttcacgatgaagaagtATCGTTTCTGGGTGAGGATATTTCTGAAACTTACCCTGGTTGGAGGCTATTCTTCGATGGGGCGGAAAATCATAAAGGAAGAG CTAAGCTCCAGTTTAATTGCACGAACAACATGGACAAATATGAAGCTTGTATCCTCGGTTTGAAGATGGCCATTAACATGAATGTCCACAAGCTGTTTGTTATTGCAGATTTAGATTTATTAATTCATcaggttcaaggagaatgggccgTGAAGAACCCGAAGATCACACC ATTTGGAGTGCCAAAATTCATCATTACTTATAAGggtgcaaatctcaacagtcacttgatgagagatatatgtgagCAGTTTAAGATTACTCATCGAATCTCAACTGCTTATCGTCGTCAATGA